One segment of Cyanobacteria bacterium GSL.Bin1 DNA contains the following:
- a CDS encoding M42 family peptidase, with the protein MSEFSSLFNRIAELVLCHSPSGAEQEIDRTLLEKFTAIGVENWQDEAGNVIARIPGETSDSPLAITAHKDEIGTIVKRIREDGTLEVRRLGGSFPWVYGEGVMDILGDRATLSGILSFGSRHVSHESPQKSQQEDQPLFWENAWVETKCSIEELETAGVRPGTRVVIGKHRKQPFRLNENYIASYTLDNKASLTILLDLAQHIKNPPQDVYLIASAKEEIGAIGALYFTQNQRLGALIALEIIPLAAEYTFQAGVAPVLLSQDKYGLYDDGLNQEIVQAAQGAQVPLQRAIIDGFGSDGSIAMKMGHVSRAACLGFPTDNTHGYEIAHLSAIAHCTEILTYFANHAVIFVADKD; encoded by the coding sequence AAGAAATTGATCGCACTCTCCTGGAAAAATTTACGGCAATTGGTGTTGAAAATTGGCAGGATGAAGCCGGAAATGTGATTGCTCGCATCCCTGGTGAAACATCAGATTCTCCCCTTGCCATTACAGCCCACAAAGACGAAATCGGAACGATTGTGAAACGAATTCGAGAAGATGGCACTTTAGAAGTCCGCCGTCTCGGCGGTTCTTTTCCTTGGGTTTATGGGGAAGGAGTCATGGATATTCTCGGCGATCGCGCTACTCTTTCCGGGATTCTTTCTTTCGGTTCTCGTCATGTTTCTCATGAATCGCCCCAAAAATCGCAACAAGAAGACCAACCCTTATTTTGGGAAAATGCTTGGGTGGAAACCAAGTGCAGTATCGAGGAACTAGAAACGGCTGGTGTGCGCCCAGGCACAAGAGTCGTGATTGGCAAACACCGCAAACAACCCTTTCGCCTCAATGAAAATTATATTGCTAGTTATACCCTAGATAATAAGGCATCTCTGACGATTCTCCTCGATTTAGCGCAACACATTAAAAATCCGCCCCAAGATGTTTATCTCATTGCTTCGGCTAAAGAAGAAATTGGCGCGATCGGTGCTTTATACTTTACTCAAAATCAACGCTTAGGAGCTTTAATTGCCTTAGAAATTATTCCCCTTGCAGCAGAATATACTTTCCAGGCGGGAGTCGCACCCGTGTTACTCTCTCAAGATAAATATGGTTTATATGATGACGGTTTGAACCAAGAGATCGTGCAAGCGGCGCAAGGCGCACAAGTTCCCCTGCAACGGGCAATTATTGATGGCTTTGGCAGTGATGGCTCAATCGCGATGAAAATGGGTCATGTCTCTCGTGCTGCCTGTTTGGGCTTTCCTACTGATAATACCCACGGTTATGAAATTGCTCACCTGAGCGCGATCGCGCACTGTACAGAGATTCTCACTTATTTTGCCAACCATGCTGTCATTTTTGTAGCCGATAAAGATTGA